Sequence from the Cetobacterium ceti genome:
CTTGCCATTGCCACATTTAAAGACTCAGCACTTCCGTATATTGGAATAATTATTTTTTCTTCACAAGCTTCAATAATTTCCTTTTCAATTCCATTTCCCTCGTTTCCAAAAATAATAGCATTTTTATTTTCAAGTTTCATAGATGTATATGGAATAGAATCTTTTTCTAAAGCTGTGGCAATTAATTTATAATTTTTTTTCTTTAAATAAGTTAATAGGTCTTTTTCATCTATATAATGAATATTCATAGATAAAATAGATCCCATACTACTTCTAACTGTTTTTTCATTATAACAATCTACGCTACCTTTAGTAACAATAATATCTTTAAATCCTGCTGCATCTGCAACTCTTATTATAGTTCCCATATTTCCAGGATCAGATATTTTATTTAAAACAACTATATTGTCATCTAATTCACACTCTAAATTTAATCTGCTTTTATAAACGATAATAACTCCTTGGGAATTTTCTTGAGATGTTATTTGAGAAAAAAGTTTATAATCTAAAAGTATTTTTCTACAATTGAATTTTGCTAATCTCTCCTCTAACTTAACATCTATATCTATTTCCTCATTTATTAAAATCATTTGAGGCTCTATATTAAAATCTAAAAATTTTACGCCCTCTGCTAAAAAAAGATTTTCACTATCTCTATATTTTTTTGTTTTTAATTTTTTAAGAAACTTAAAAGTTTCATTATCCTTACTTCTAATTATTTCCATTTTACCTCCTAAAATCCTTCTAAAATATTATACATTACATTTAAAGGAATTTCTATCTTTTCTAGTAAAGACTAAATAAAATACTTTTTTGTTGAGGGGGTGGGAGTTATGTTTTCCTTAAAGTTTCTTAGATTAATTCAAATACTAGATTCTAATAGGGTACCAAGCATAAGTCACATACAGGAATTAGATTACTTTGGAACAAAAGCCTTAGAATATTACACGTCAAGAATAGACATTGTAAAAACACCGATTATATATCGACTTCTTAAAATATATAATGAAAGAACTTTTAAAGATGATATGCACTTTTTAGATATTTTACAGGGAAATAACAAGGAAAAACATCCCTTGATTTTTAATTTAGAATATTTTGATAGCACTCCATTTGAAACTCTTGAAACCTTTAATATATATAGAGGAAATTTAAAAATTTTTGAAGATGTAGCAATTAAAATTTCTAGAAAAAATTCTAAAAATTTAAAAAAACAAATCCATTCTCTGGAAAAATTAACGACTTTTTCACATTTTTTACCCAATGGCCACATGTCAGAGAATCTAAAAGATGTTGTTAAATATTGTAAAAACTCCATGGAATTAGAATATGATTTAAATAATCATCACTGTGCTATGAATTACTTAAAAAAAATGAATGAAGCATATTTACCAAAATATCCTGTATTAAAATTTTTAAAATTTTCAAAAGAATTTAATTATCTTTCTGAAAAAAATGTCTATGTGTCTAAGTTTATAGATAATGGTAGACCTCTTAATATAGCCCTAGCCAAAGAAAAGTTAACTATGGAAAATATTAGTAATTTAATTTATATACGATTAATTCATCTTTTAGATATTGGAATTTTTCCTAAAAATAATTCTAATAGAGATATTATTGTAGATGATGATGGGTATTTTTATTTTAGAAATTTTTATTCCCTATGTAAACTTCACAAAAAAAATAAAAAGATTTTAAATCAATTTATAAAAACTTTATTAAATGAGGATTTTTCCTTGGCACTAAATTATATTTTACTTCTTTCAATAAATTCAAAGCAAATACATGAGGATATTGCTTTTAAAGAGGAGGGATTAAAGTATTTAGAGGAAAACTTCAGTAGTAATAAAAATATAAATATTATAAAAATAATTTTAAATTTATTTAAAATTGCAGATGCTCATAAATTTAAATTCTCTTCAGATATTTTTGATTTCTTTAAGGAACTTATTTTTATAAAGTTAATTATTTTAAACTGTAGATATAAAATAGAACTATTTACCATTTTAAAAGATTTTATTAACAATCTTAATTCTTGATTTAATATGAAAAGTATAATATAATTTACTTATTGTTAAATTACTTTAGGAGGAGTGGTAAATGAAAAAAATTATACTTTTGCTTTCAATGATTTTCATGTTAGCTGCCTGTGGTGGTAAAGGTGATAAGGAGAAGGCAAATAATGTTCTTTATGTTTACGAGTGGGCGGATTATATTCCAAAACAAATTTTTGAAAAATTTGAAAAGGAAACTGGTATTAAAGTAGTAGAGGACATCTATTCATCTAATGAGGAAATGTTTGCAAAACTAAAAGCTGGTGGTAAAGGTTATGACTTAGTTATTCCTTCAACGGACTATGCTGAAATAATGATGAACGAAGGTATGTTAGAAAAAATTGATAAAAATCAAATTCCTAACTTTAAAAATATAGACCCAATAGTTCTTGATAAATTACATTATTTTGATAAAGACAATGACTATGCAGTACCATACGTAATGGGAGCCACTGTTATAGCTGTAAATAAAAAATATGTTAAGGATTACCCAAGAGATTATACAATCTTTGAAAGAAAGGACTTAGCTGGAAGAATGACTCTTTTAGATGATATGAGAGAGGTTATGACATCAGCCCTAGGAACTTTAGGATATCCACAAAATACTACAAGTGAAAAGGAAATTGCCCAAGCAGCAGATTTAGTTAAGCAATGGAAGAAAAATATTGCTAAATTTGATTCTGAATCATATGGTAAGGGATTTGCCAATGGAGATTTCTGGGTTGTTCAAGGATATGCTGAGAATATATATGTAGAATTAGATCCTGATCAGAAAAAGGATACAGACTTTATAATTCCTGAGAAAGGTGGAACTTCTTATATAGATTCCTTTGTACTTTTAAAAGATTCTAAAAATAAAGAAGCTGCATATAAGTTCTTAAACTTTATAAACGAACCTGAAAACTATGCTTTAATCTGTGATCATTTAGGATTACCATCTATAAATGTTCCAGCTAGAAAATTAGTTACAAAGAAACCTATGTACACAATTGAAGATTTAAAAAATACTCAAACACTTAGAGATATTAAATCTACTTTAGATTTACAAAATAAATACTGGCAACAGATTTTAGTTGACTAGTTGAAATTAAAGAGGAGGGGCTAGCCCCTCCTCTTATTTTCTTCTATTTTCTTAATAAATCAAATAGATATATTCCATAAAATACTATCATAGCAATTCCTTGCCATCTCACTAGTTTTCTACGTCTTAGTATAAATACAAATAGTAAAACTCCAGCTAAAACATTAAATATTAACTCTAAGTTTTCTCCTGCTCCAATATTTATTGGTCTAATTACAGCAGAAATTCCCAATATAAAGAAAATATTAAATATATTTGATCCCACACAGTTTCCTATTGCTAAGTCTGAATTTTTCTTCATAGCTGCCACAACTGAAGTTGCCAGTTCAGGAAGGGAAGTTCCCAGTGCTACTATTGTAAGGGAGATAACTCTTTCAGAAACCCCTAATCCAGTAGCTATATCAACTGCTGAATCAACTATAAATTTTCCTCCAACTATTAATAAAATAAGGCCACCTATAAAGGCTCCTATGGCAATTCCCATGGAATAATTTTTTATCTCTAGTTCATCCTCTTCCTTAGCCTTTAAAGTTAGATAGAAATTATATCCTAAAAACATTAAAAAGAAAATTAGAAGAATAATTCCATCTCCTCTACCTATAATAGAGTTAACTCCATCAAAGTAATAATCATTGGCCATTATAAGAACTATAAACCCCGCTATAAACGATAGGGGAACCTCTATAAATGTTGTTGTTTTACTTACACTAAGGGGATATATAGCAGCAGTTACACCTAAAATTATAAGTGTGTTAATAAGATTACTACCTATAACATTCCCCATAGTTATTGCTGAGTATCCCTTTACAGAAGCTATGGTATTTACCACAAGTTCTGGAGCTGAAGTTCCAAAGGCAACTATTGTAAGACCTATTACTATATTTGGTATATTAAATTTTTTAGCTATGGCTGAAGCGCCATCCACTAGGAAATTAGCTCCATATACCAGAGCCACAATTCCCAAAATCATAAAAACAATGGACATCATTTTACCCACCCCTTTAAACTATTAATTACTTAAGTATTTTACCACATTATTTAATATATTTCCTTGTAAGAGTTAGAAATATGGTGTATAATTTTTCTAAAAGACTTTTTTTTGGAGGTACACCAATGATTTTTTCCATTAATAGAATTAATTTAGTTGAAATTCTCTCGGAATTTACTAATATTCTTAAGGACAACCCCATAAGGCCAGTCCTGTCGGGACTTAAGATTGAAGCTATAGATGACAAAATAATATTCACAGGAACAAATATGGAAACAAACTTTATAAGAGAAGTAAGAGGAGAGGTTAATGAAAATGGTGTTGTAGTTTTTAAACCACAACTTGTATTTGAGTATGTTAAATTACTTGATAATGAAACTATTATATTTTCCCTTCAAAATGAAACTCTTCTAATACACCAAGCTGAATTTACAATTTTAGATGCTGATATTTATCCAATGATTCCCAAATTAACTTTTGATAAAATTATAGATATAAAAGGAAGAGACCTTGTAAAATCATTTGAAAAGGTTAAATTTTCTTCGGCTATTTCCAATGAAAATTTAGCTATTAACTGTATTAGAACTATTTTTTCAAGTGAAGGAATAGAGTTTATCTCTACTGATTCCTATAGACTTACATATTTAAAGGAAGATTATCCTTGTTCCTTAGAAAAAGAATTATCAATTCCTATAGAAACTATAATTATCCTATGTAAGTTAATGAAGGATTTAGATGACATAGTTACCATAGGACACAATGGAAGTACTCTTGTATTCCTTTGGAAAGATATTTATTTTTCAACAAAGTTAATCGAGATGCCTTTTCCCAATGTAAAAGCCATAATAGCAGGAGCTAATTTTACAAAAATGATGGAATTTAGCACTAAGGAACTTAAAAGTGCTCTTAAAAAGGTAATGACAGTTGCAAGAACATCTATTGAAACTAAAAATGGAGCTTTATTTGAATTTAAAAATAATAATTTAATAATGAGTGCCTTTTCTGGTAAGGCTAAAATAACTCAAAAGGTTAATATGATAAAAACTGGTGAGGACTTAAGATGTTCTCTAAATACTAAATATTTATATGATTTTATTGAAAATATAGAAAAGAATACAGTTATTAAAGGGAATGCTGCTTCGGCTATGTTTGAAGTTTCTGAATTTGAGAACCCTTCATACAAATATATATTAATGCCACTAGCCCTAAGAGATTAATACTGTAGAAAGGGGAAGAGCCTATGATAAAAATTTATAAAAGCCACAATGACATATTAGAAAAAAAGCCCTTTGTAATAGGAGAAAATCTAGAGATTCAGAAACTGAAGGAGAAGAATACTTGGATTCACTTATTAAATCCCACTGAGGAAGAGATAAAAGTTATTACAAATGCCTTTGAGATTCCTGACGAACACGTTAGGGCAGCCTTAGACGATGAGGAAAAAGCCCGTTTAGAAATAGATGATGGCATGATATTAGTAATTATAGATGTTCCTATGCATAGTACTGAAAATAGATGTTCATTTACAACTATGCCACTAGGTATTATTTTACTAAATGATAATATTATTACTGTTTCAACAACTAAGTTCCCTCTTATTGAGGAATTTATAAACGGTAAAATTAAATCTTTTTATACTTATAAGAAAATAAGATTTATATTACAGCTTCTATTCCGTAATTCAACTTACTTCCTATATTACCTAAAACAAATTGGTAGAATAAGTGATAGTGTTGAAAAACACCTAAAGGAATCTATGAGAAATGAGGAGCTTATGTTGCTTCTAGAATTAGAGAAAAGTTTGGTTTATTTTACCACTTCATTGAAATCAAATGAAGCAGTTCTTGAAAGAATGATGAGAACTGAAATTGTGAAAAAATATCCCGATGACTTAGAACTTCTAGAAGACGTTATTATCGAAACCAAACAGGCTATAGAGATGGCAAATATTTATTATAGTATCCTTGGTGGTACTAGAGATGCCTTTTCCTCTGTAATCTCAAACAATATGAATGAAGTAATGAAAAAACTTACTTCAATTACTATAGTTTTCGCCATTCCAACAATTGTTTCAGGATTGTGGGGAATGAACGTGGCTGGTATTCCATTTGCTCATAATCCCTACGGATTTTTAATCGTGCTTATAATGGCCATTCTATTTGGGATATTACTTGCATGGATTTTATTTAGAAAAGAGATGTTTTGAAAAAAAGACCCCTTTAAAGGAATGTAATTCCTTTAGGGGTTATTTTTTTATACAGGTTTTTTTAGTTTTATGATATAATTTAAATTAGTAGTAGTTACAATTTAACAATTTGAGGAGGTTTTACATGAGTTCAAAAGTACATGATACGAAAAAGTTGACTCTAGTAGCCCTGATACTTATGATATTTACATCGGTATTTGGGTTTAATAATATTCCAAGATCTTTTTATCTAATGGGATATTCTGCGATCCCTTGGTATATTTTATCAGGTGTTTTATTTTTCATTCCATATGCCTTTATGATGGCTGAATATGGAGCCGCTTTTAAAAATGAAACTGGTGGAATCTACTCTTGGATGGAAAAGTCAGTGGGGCCTAAATATGCCTTTATCACAACTTTTATGTGGTATGCTTCATATATAATCTGGATGGTTAATATGAGTTCTGGTATTTGGGTTATAGTTTCTACAGCTATTTTTGGAAGTGATTTAACTTCTAAACTTTCACTATTTGGATTAAATTCTACACAAACTATGGGGATACTTGGAATTTTATTAATGGTGGTATTTACCTTTGTAGCAAGTAAAGGTTTAAATAAAATTACTAAGGTTACATCTCTTGGTGGTATTGCAGTAACTCTTTTAAATTTAGTTTTATTAGTTGGGGCACTTTTAGTTTTTGTTTTAAATGGTTTCCATTTAGCTCAACCTATAGAAAGTGTTTCAAAGGGATTTTTCTCATCTCCTAACCCAGATTACTTAACAACAATTTCTACAATTTCATTTATGGTTTTTGCCATATTTGCCTATGGAGGAATTGAAGTTGTAGGTGGTCTTGTGGATCAAACTGAGAATCCAGAGAAAACTTTCCCTAAGGGTGTTACAATTGCAGCTATTGTTATAACTGTAGGTTATGCAATAGGTATTTTCCTTGTTGGAATGTTTACTAACTGGGACTTTATAGTTGCTAAGGGAAATGTTAACATTGCTAACTTCTCCTATGTAACAATGGAAAATTTAGGTTACCAACTTGGTCTTGCATTTGGAGCCACTACTAAAACAGCAGTTTTAATTGGTAAAATAATGTCAAGATATATGGGTGTATCAATGGTATTATGTTTAAGTGGAGCTTTCTTCACTTTATTATACTCTCCATTAAAACAGTTAATAGAGGGAACTCCTACAGAAATGTGGCCTAAAAAATTAACTATTTTAGATGAGGATGGAATGCCTAAAAATGCCATGTGGTTACAATGCGCAATTGTAGTTGTGTTTATATTCGCAGTGTCATTTGGAGGAGAGGGTGCAGCTAAGTTCTTTATGAAGCTTACTCTTATGACTAACGTTGCCATGACAATTCCTTATTTATTAATAGCTTACGCTTTCCCTCACTTTAAAAGAAAAGATGAGATTGAAAAGCCATTTGTTGTTTATAAAAGTCAAGGAGCAATAAAAGTTGCAACATTTTTCACTGTATTAATGGTTGGATTTGCTAATATTGCAACTATAGTTGAACCTGCTACTAGGGGCCATATTTCAGATACAATGTGGATGATAGCAGGTCCTGTGGTATTCTCACTTCTTGCCCTAGGAATCTATGACAGATATGAGAAAAAACATTTAAAGAAATTAAAAGAGCACCTAGTTTAAAATAATTTTAAGGGGTAATCCAAAGGGTTACCTCTTTTTTTATGGTATAATAATATGTTAAAAAGTAATAGGAGGAGAGGTATGATTAAGTTAACTTCATGGAATGTAAATGGACTTCGTGCCATAGTAGGAAAGAATTTTTTAGATTACTTTAAGGAATCTAATAGCGATATATTTTGTTTACAAGAAACAAAATTACAAGAGGGACAGATAGATTTAAATCCCGAAGGATATTATTCCTATTGGAACTATGCTGTGAAAAAGGGATATTCAGGAACCGCTGTATTTACAAAAATTAAACCTATTTCTGTTACCTATGGTTTAAATATAGAGGAACATGACCAAGAGGGAAGAGTAATAACTCTTGAATTTGATGATTTTTATTTAGTAAATGTCTATACACCAAATTCTCAAACAGAACTTGCTAGATTAGACTATAGAATGACATGGGATGATGCCTTTAGAAATCATTTAGTAGAATTAAAGAATAAAAAGGGTGTTGTAGTTTGTGGAGATTTAAATGTTGCCCATAAGGAAATAGATTTAAAAAATCCTAAAACAAATAAGAAAAATGCTGGATTTACTCAAGAGGAGAGGGATAAATTTAGTGAACTTTTAAATGCTGGGTTCATTGATACATTCCGTTATTTCCATCCAGATACAATAGAGGTTTATTCTTGGTGGTCCTATAGATTTAGTGCAAGAAGCAAAAATGCTGGGTGGAGAATAGATTACTTCTTAGCTTCAGAAAACATGAAAGATAGATTACTTGAGGCAAATATTAAAACTGATATTTTAGGTTCTGACCATTGCCCTGTAGAGTTGATTTTAAAATGATAAAGGAAAAATTTAATCATATTTTAGAAGAAAATAAAATTGTTTTTTTGTATATTTTTGATAGTTCAAAAAATAAATGAGTGGATGGAACTATGCTTTCTAGGTTAGAAAGTTTTTCAAAAAAATTTGAAAACTCCATATTTGTTTCTGTGGATGTTTTAAAAAATCCAGAAGTTTCTGGAGAATTTTTAGTTTTTTCCACACCAGTTTTACTTTTATTTTATAAGGGAAGGGAAGTATTAAAGCAAGTACGTTTCTTTTCAGGGAAAGAGATAAAAGTTACTTTAGATAGATTAAATGAAATTGATAATTAAATTAAAAAGAGTATAAATTTGTTATACTCTTTTTTTTATAGACTTGTATTCTATTAAAAAAATATATAATTTAAACCTCTTGCACACGTGAACATTTTATGGTAAAAAAGTATTGTTTTTGATGCTCAAACCTATTTTCAAAACAATATTATGCGGAGGTATCAATGAAAAAAATTATTTTGTTAGGAACATTTTGTGCATTATCATCTTTAGCATTAGGTAGAAATGGAGATGGATATAATTCTGCTCAAACAATTTTTGAAAACAAAACAGTTACTTCTACAAATGGATTTAGAATTCCTGCTATTACAACAACTAGCCAAGGAACAATAATTGCGGTATCTGATATTAGATATGGAGGAACATCTGGAAATACAGATATGCCAGCAAAGGTTGAATTTATGATTAAAACATCAAATGACGGAGGAAAAACTTGGAGTGAAGGAACTATTTTAGGACATCCTGATTTTGCAAATGGGTTAGGGATCACAGATGCTAATATAGTTCATAATCCAGATACTGGTTCAACATTTTTATTTGGATATCAAAATGATAAATTTATAAATCAATCTGGAGGAGATTTTGATTGGTTTGTTTATTCATCTGATGATGGTGGACATACTTGGGATAAAGGACAAAGTATAAAGGATTTATTACCTTCTGGTTATGAATATGCTTTACAAGGACCTGGAAATGGAATGTATTATAAAGGCACTTTATATGTTCCATATCAAGCTTGGGATAATTCTAATGGTGTTGACTGTACATCAGGATTCCTTTTCAGTAAAGATAATGGAAAAACTTGGGAATCTTCAGAATTACTTGATAATATTTCTCTAGATAGAACAAGTGAAAGTAGTGTTTTCTTTCATAAGGGAAAAATCTGTCTTGCAGTGAAAAATGAAGATAAAAAAGATGGAGAAAAGGGAAGAATTGTATATACAACATCAGATAATGGAAAAACTTGGGAGAAATTAGAAGAGAATTTTATCCCAGATGAGGCTGCAAAATGTGAAACTAGTACATTATCCCTAAGTGAAGATGTTTATTTAGTTGGATTTGCTGAACAAGGGAAAAAACCTTGGGATAGAAATAATATTTATGTTACAACAAATACAGGAAAGAAAATAAAAATCTGGGAAGGAGATACCTATGGATATACTTCCATGGCCCAAGATTTAGATAATTTATATGTTTTATTTGAAGCAGAAAGTACAGTAGGAGATGTTTTATTAAGAAAATTTGATATTGCTGCAAAGGAATATGCAAATTTAAATGGACAAATTTTAGAAAAAGGACAAAATCTATTTAAAATACAAAATAAATTATTTACTAAGGAATCATATATAACAGGAGCTTATGGAACTCATGAGTCTTCAGATGTAGAATCTATAATTCTTCATAATAATATAAAATTTGGAGCGTTCCATAGAAAAACTGAAGAAAATAGTAAAGATATTTATAGAACTGTAGAATATAAAATGGAAGAAACTAGTTTAGTTCTTTCTCAAGATAATGTAATAACTAATAATGATAATATATTCGCAGGATACCAATATACAAAAATAAAATATGCAAATGGAAGTAAAAATGATATGAACTCATTTATATTGGGATATTCTTTAAATCATTCCTTAGAAAATGAACTTTTATATACTATGAATTTAAATGGAATTTACAATAATAATAAATTAAAAAGAAATAAATTAGAAGGGCTTGGAAAGACTGCAGATTTTTATTCTTTTAGTATTGGATTAAATAATGCATTTACAAAATCTATTATATCAGAAGATACTTTAAGTAGTGATTTAACTTTAGGACTTGAAACTACTTTATTTGGTCATGAAGATATTAAAGAAAAAAATGGAAATGAATTTAATGATGCTGAAGTTAAAAAAAGTACAAACATATCTAATAAACTTCATGGTAAATTTAATATAGATAAGGGCATTGTTTTAAATAAAGGGATTAAATTATCCTTTGGAAGTGCTATAAAATATGAAAAAGAATTAATGAATGTTGATTCTTGGAAAGATAAGTTTACTGTGTTAGATGTTGAAAAAGAATTTGCAAGACCTGTTAGAAAAAATAAATATGGAGTTACAACTGGAGAAATTTCTGGAACAATTGCTTTTGGTGAAAAATTCTATGGAACATTAATTCTTTCTACAGATACCCTAGGAGAGACTACTACAAAAGGAAAAATAACTTATAAATTTTAATTAAAAAAGAATTATTTTTAGGGTGCTAATTGCTATGATTGCACCCTTTTTTTAATTAAATATTATTTAGTTCTTCTTCAAGACGTAATCCATGTTTAATTTCTAATTTAGCCAAATCTAAAAATATTTTACTAATATTATCATATCCTTCTTCTTTAGCTATTTTTGAATAGACTACATAAGTTTCCTCTCCAGCTTTTTTTTCTCCTTGGGAAAATATATGCAGATTTTGAATTGTACTTTGAACCATATTTTTTAAATTATCAATTTCAAAAAGAGATAACTCATATTTTGAAATATCTTCTTTGATAAATTGCTTTAATATATTACCATGGCCTTCTTCTTCTAAAGAAAATTGCTCAAAAATAATGGCTAAATTTTTATAATTTTCTTCTTGAGCTTTTTTTTCTAATAGTTTGTATAAAATACTACCTGAAATTTCTCCACGATAGGAATTTACAATATTTTGATATGTTTTTGATTTAAGAAATTCCATAATATAAACCACCTTTTTATTTTTTTAGTATACATCTACTTCCTTTAGGATTTAAACATCCATTACAAGATTTACAAAATGCTTTAGTATAATTTCCAGATTCCCATTCATTAATTAAATTTGGTTCACATAATAATGGCCTAGCTAAAGACACAAATTGAATATTAGTATTTTCGAAAACAGAAAGAACTTTTTCATAGGTTCGAATACCTCCTACTGTACTAATAGGAGTATTTATTAATTTGCTAATTTTTTCAGCAAAAGATTGAAAATAACCTTCATCATTAATATTTTTAATTCCAACTCTTATAACTCCTTCATTTTTTCTAGAAATAACAGAACCACCACTAACTTCTATTAAATCAATATTTCTTTTGGAAAGTTCTTTACATACCCACAACATTTCCTTTTCAGTAGCTCCCCCATCAACAAAATCTTCACAATTTAATTTAACAGAAATAAGATAATCATTACCAACTCCTTCTCTTATTTTGTCATAGACTTCTAAAAGGAATTTGGATCTTCCTGAAATATCTCCTCCATAGGAATCTTTTCTTTTATTGAATAATGGATTCATAAATTGGCTTAATAAGTATCCATGGGCACCATGTATTTGGATCCCGTCAAAAACCAGCTTTTTTAGCTCTTATTCCAGCTAATTTAAATTTTTTTTCTAGCTCTAAAATTTCTTCAATTGTAAGTTCTTCTGCTTGTTGTTTGGTTACTGGGTGTGTATGAGCAGAGGGCCCAACAATTCTTTTACTAGAACCTGGTCTTCCTTGAGATCCCCCTAAAACTAATTGTAAAAATATTTTACAATCAGTTTTATGAACTTCATCTACTAATTCTTTAAGACCAGGAATAAATTTATCATCGTATATTCCAATCATATTACTTGCAGGTTTATCATATTCAACAATATTGCTAAACCCTGTAATAATAGTACCAACACCTCCTTGGGATAATTCTTTATAAAAATTAATAAGTTCTTTAGTTACAAAACCAGCTTTATCAGCTAGACCTTCCCAAATAGCACTACGAATAAAAGAATTTTTTAGTTTTAAATTTTTCAAAATATTTTCATTAAAGGGTTTCTTTAGCAATATTTTCCTCCTTGGAAAAATTATTTATTTTTTCTAATAATAAATTTATACTTTCTGTAATTTTTATATTTTCTTCTTCTGTAATTTCAAAATGGCTTAAAAATGTTTCATGTATTTCAGCTACGGTTGACTCTAGTTCAATTGCTTTTGTAGTTAAAGAAATCAAAGATTTTCTACAATCTTCTTGAGCTTTCTTTTTTAAAATTAAATTATTATCTATCATTTTTTTTATAAGTGGAGATAATGTTCCCGTAGAAAGTTCCAATATAGAGCTTAACTCATTAAATGGAATTTCTTTTTTTTCATAAAGAACTAATAAAACTAAATATTGTGGATAAGTTAAATTTAATTTATCTAAAAATGGTGTATAAAGTCGAATAATACCCCTTGATATTTTATATAAATTAAAACAATTATAAGAATTAATTATCATTGTTAAATCTTTCTATGCTAAATTAAATCGTATACGATCTAATTTAATATTACCACGTATACAAAAAAGGTGCTATCATAACAATAGCACCCTGATTAAAGTATGAAAACCTTTCTTAAGAAAAGGTTTTCATAAACATTATTAAATTTAAAATTAACTATTTTACAGCTTCTAATAAAGTTTTTCCTGGTTTAAACTTAACAGTTTTCTTAGCTTCTATTTGGATTTCTTCTCCAGTTTTAGGGTTTCTTCCAACTCTAGCAGCTCTTTCAGCAACTTCAAATTTTCCCCATCCTATAAAGTTTATATCTTCTCCTGCAGCTAAAACTTCTTCAAATGCAGTTAAAATTCCATCTAATTTTCTTTCTGCTTCTGCTTTAGAAACAAATAATTCCTTTTCAAATAATACTTTTGCGAAATCTTTTTTTGTCATTATAATTTTCCTCCTAAAATGTAAACATTAAACCTTTAGCACTTTCTTTATATCATATATAACAATCTTTTTCAAATAAAATTTAAGAAAACCCTTTATTTTCCTAGATTTTGACACTTTTTTTACCTTAATGAATAACTTT
This genomic interval carries:
- the yjeM gene encoding glutamate/gamma-aminobutyrate family transporter YjeM; translation: MSSKVHDTKKLTLVALILMIFTSVFGFNNIPRSFYLMGYSAIPWYILSGVLFFIPYAFMMAEYGAAFKNETGGIYSWMEKSVGPKYAFITTFMWYASYIIWMVNMSSGIWVIVSTAIFGSDLTSKLSLFGLNSTQTMGILGILLMVVFTFVASKGLNKITKVTSLGGIAVTLLNLVLLVGALLVFVLNGFHLAQPIESVSKGFFSSPNPDYLTTISTISFMVFAIFAYGGIEVVGGLVDQTENPEKTFPKGVTIAAIVITVGYAIGIFLVGMFTNWDFIVAKGNVNIANFSYVTMENLGYQLGLAFGATTKTAVLIGKIMSRYMGVSMVLCLSGAFFTLLYSPLKQLIEGTPTEMWPKKLTILDEDGMPKNAMWLQCAIVVVFIFAVSFGGEGAAKFFMKLTLMTNVAMTIPYLLIAYAFPHFKRKDEIEKPFVVYKSQGAIKVATFFTVLMVGFANIATIVEPATRGHISDTMWMIAGPVVFSLLALGIYDRYEKKHLKKLKEHLV
- a CDS encoding magnesium transporter CorA family protein, which gives rise to MIKIYKSHNDILEKKPFVIGENLEIQKLKEKNTWIHLLNPTEEEIKVITNAFEIPDEHVRAALDDEEKARLEIDDGMILVIIDVPMHSTENRCSFTTMPLGIILLNDNIITVSTTKFPLIEEFINGKIKSFYTYKKIRFILQLLFRNSTYFLYYLKQIGRISDSVEKHLKESMRNEELMLLLELEKSLVYFTTSLKSNEAVLERMMRTEIVKKYPDDLELLEDVIIETKQAIEMANIYYSILGGTRDAFSSVISNNMNEVMKKLTSITIVFAIPTIVSGLWGMNVAGIPFAHNPYGFLIVLIMAILFGILLAWILFRKEMF
- a CDS encoding sialidase family protein, whose translation is MKKIILLGTFCALSSLALGRNGDGYNSAQTIFENKTVTSTNGFRIPAITTTSQGTIIAVSDIRYGGTSGNTDMPAKVEFMIKTSNDGGKTWSEGTILGHPDFANGLGITDANIVHNPDTGSTFLFGYQNDKFINQSGGDFDWFVYSSDDGGHTWDKGQSIKDLLPSGYEYALQGPGNGMYYKGTLYVPYQAWDNSNGVDCTSGFLFSKDNGKTWESSELLDNISLDRTSESSVFFHKGKICLAVKNEDKKDGEKGRIVYTTSDNGKTWEKLEENFIPDEAAKCETSTLSLSEDVYLVGFAEQGKKPWDRNNIYVTTNTGKKIKIWEGDTYGYTSMAQDLDNLYVLFEAESTVGDVLLRKFDIAAKEYANLNGQILEKGQNLFKIQNKLFTKESYITGAYGTHESSDVESIILHNNIKFGAFHRKTEENSKDIYRTVEYKMEETSLVLSQDNVITNNDNIFAGYQYTKIKYANGSKNDMNSFILGYSLNHSLENELLYTMNLNGIYNNNKLKRNKLEGLGKTADFYSFSIGLNNAFTKSIISEDTLSSDLTLGLETTLFGHEDIKEKNGNEFNDAEVKKSTNISNKLHGKFNIDKGIVLNKGIKLSFGSAIKYEKELMNVDSWKDKFTVLDVEKEFARPVRKNKYGVTTGEISGTIAFGEKFYGTLILSTDTLGETTTKGKITYKF
- a CDS encoding exodeoxyribonuclease III, with translation MKLTSWNVNGLRAIVGKNFLDYFKESNSDIFCLQETKLQEGQIDLNPEGYYSYWNYAVKKGYSGTAVFTKIKPISVTYGLNIEEHDQEGRVITLEFDDFYLVNVYTPNSQTELARLDYRMTWDDAFRNHLVELKNKKGVVVCGDLNVAHKEIDLKNPKTNKKNAGFTQEERDKFSELLNAGFIDTFRYFHPDTIEVYSWWSYRFSARSKNAGWRIDYFLASENMKDRLLEANIKTDILGSDHCPVELILK
- a CDS encoding thioredoxin family protein, which translates into the protein MLSRLESFSKKFENSIFVSVDVLKNPEVSGEFLVFSTPVLLLFYKGREVLKQVRFFSGKEIKVTLDRLNEIDN